Proteins from a genomic interval of Rattus norvegicus strain BN/NHsdMcwi chromosome 2, GRCr8, whole genome shotgun sequence:
- the LOC134485591 gene encoding large ribosomal subunit protein eL21-like, translating into MTNTKGKRRSTRYMFSRPFRKHGVVPLATYMRIYKKGDIVDIKGMGTVQKGMPHKCYHGKNIRVYNVTQHAEGIIVNKQVKGKILAKRINVRIEHIKHSKSRDSFLKRVKENDQKEKEAKEKGTWVPLKRQPASPREAHFVRTNGKEPELLEPSPYEFMA; encoded by the coding sequence ATGACGAAcactaaaggaaagagaagaagtactcggtatatgttctctagaccttttaggaaacatggagtcgttcctttggccacatacatgcgaatctacaagaagggtgatattgtagacatcaagggaatgggcactgttcaaaaaggaatgccccataAGTGTTACCACGGCAAAAACATaagagtctacaatgtcacccagcatgccgagggcatcattgtaaacaagcaagttaaaggcaagattctggccaagaggatcaatgtgcggattgagcacatcaagcactcaaagagcagagacagcttcctgaagcgggtgaaggagaacgatcagaaggaaaaggaagccaaagagaagggcacctgggttccgctgaagcgccagcctgcgtcacccagagaagcccactttgtgaggactaacggaaaggagcctgagctgctggagcccagtCCATACGAATTCATGGCCTAA